A region of Sphingobium baderi DNA encodes the following proteins:
- a CDS encoding DUF7221 family queuine tRNA-ribosyltransferase-like protein, with protein MNIEIIVGLPHLNRGPLLQRAIEMRYPVLISANALSRWDRREGYARWAGWNLRSLANASRLVSIDLDSAGFVVAHRYRGLPWTADDYIELAASYPFRRFASLDLCTEEEIARDRDEVLDRISRTIALNHACHARAADRGIDARFMPVIQGRHPDDYLRCLDGIAGILRPGMVVGIGSMCRRTVSGPDGLLAVLSRLDRDADPALRFHLFGVKGTALHYLRPLAHRIASLDSCAYSLAARIEAWREGFSKTDEFVAGHMERWQRRQQARLDGGDAAFQHHLPLTKPALSAGNAWDRALDLARAEIRTLIEQGEIAHEQITEGWVAQWAAETYSAT; from the coding sequence ATGAACATAGAGATCATCGTCGGCCTCCCGCATCTCAATCGTGGCCCGCTTCTCCAGCGCGCGATCGAGATGCGCTATCCGGTCCTCATTTCAGCGAACGCGCTGTCGCGATGGGATCGCCGCGAGGGCTATGCGCGCTGGGCGGGCTGGAACCTGCGTTCGCTGGCCAATGCCTCGCGCCTGGTGTCGATCGACCTCGACTCCGCCGGCTTTGTCGTCGCTCATCGCTACCGCGGGCTGCCCTGGACGGCCGATGACTATATCGAACTGGCCGCAAGCTACCCATTTCGGCGCTTCGCGAGCCTCGACCTGTGCACCGAAGAGGAAATTGCCCGCGACCGCGACGAAGTCCTCGACCGTATCTCGCGCACCATCGCGCTCAATCATGCCTGTCATGCAAGAGCCGCCGATCGCGGAATCGATGCCCGGTTCATGCCCGTCATCCAGGGACGGCATCCCGACGACTATCTGCGATGCCTCGACGGCATTGCCGGTATCCTTCGGCCAGGCATGGTTGTCGGTATCGGCTCCATGTGCCGCCGCACGGTGTCCGGTCCTGATGGGCTTCTCGCGGTGCTAAGCCGGCTCGACCGGGACGCAGACCCTGCGCTCCGCTTCCACCTTTTCGGTGTGAAGGGAACAGCCCTCCATTATTTGCGGCCGCTTGCGCATCGCATCGCCAGCCTCGATTCCTGCGCCTATTCTCTGGCCGCGCGGATCGAGGCGTGGCGCGAAGGCTTTTCGAAGACCGACGAGTTCGTTGCCGGTCATATGGAGCGATGGCAACGCCGGCAGCAGGCCCGGCTCGACGGGGGCGACGCCGCATTCCAGCATCATCTGCCGCTCACGAAACCTGCGCTTTCGGCCGGAAACGCATGGGACAGAGCACTCGATCTCGCCCGGGCGGAAATCCGCACTTTGATCGAACAAGGGGAGATCGCGCACGAGCAAATCACCGAAGGGTGGGTCGCGCAGTGGGCGGCTGAAACCTATAGCGCCACGTAG
- a CDS encoding type II toxin-antitoxin system VapC family toxin, whose translation MIGWLLDTNVIAALINPNGAPSVKTWASEQPEEALFLSILTLGEYDKGIHAIPANHPERPRYIGARDALEARFKGRILSVDDAIIRRWGAISGDVKLGTGHAPGVVDTMLAATAIEHQLYLVTRNVKDVRHSGAAIFNPWEDDPTTLALS comes from the coding sequence GTGATCGGCTGGCTTCTCGACACCAATGTGATTGCCGCCCTCATAAATCCCAACGGCGCGCCGAGCGTGAAGACATGGGCGTCGGAGCAGCCCGAAGAAGCGCTGTTCCTCAGCATCCTGACGCTCGGCGAATATGACAAGGGAATCCACGCCATACCCGCGAACCATCCCGAGCGGCCCCGCTATATCGGGGCTCGCGATGCGCTCGAAGCGCGTTTCAAAGGTCGCATTCTGTCCGTTGATGACGCGATTATCCGGCGATGGGGAGCAATCTCCGGCGACGTCAAGCTAGGGACGGGCCATGCGCCGGGCGTTGTCGACACAATGCTGGCGGCCACCGCGATTGAGCACCAGCTTTATCTCGTGACTCGCAACGTCAAGGATGTGCGTCACAGCGGCGCAGCCATATTCAATCCGTGGGAGGATGATCCCACAACTCTGGCGCTATCCTGA
- a CDS encoding DUF6283 family protein, translating into MKPLLKQPCNECPWRRDHPAGWLGGYRPEDFTQQIQFDGPPLPCHKTIPGDGSDARAMCAGALIFMRNSCKGAHHPEYGDALDMIEPDTETVFAWSQEFIDHHNNPAHWVENVRARMMKRP; encoded by the coding sequence ATGAAGCCGCTGCTCAAGCAGCCGTGCAACGAATGCCCCTGGCGCCGCGATCATCCCGCCGGCTGGCTGGGCGGCTACCGGCCGGAGGATTTCACGCAGCAGATCCAGTTCGACGGGCCGCCGCTGCCTTGCCACAAGACCATTCCGGGCGATGGCAGCGATGCCCGCGCGATGTGCGCCGGCGCACTCATCTTCATGCGCAACAGCTGCAAAGGCGCGCATCACCCCGAATATGGCGACGCGCTCGATATGATCGAGCCGGATACTGAGACAGTATTCGCCTGGTCACAGGAGTTTATCGACCACCATAATAACCCGGCGCATTGGGTCGAGAACGTCCGGGCTCGGATGATGAAGCGCCCCTGA
- a CDS encoding type II toxin-antitoxin system Phd/YefM family antitoxin, whose amino-acid sequence MTTSKRAGDGPARKGGSRLPPAARGWKLEDAKARFSEVVRLARSEGPQRVTVRGKDAVVIISADELERLLPPERKKPLVAFLEGLHLEGVDLTRERDSGRDIVL is encoded by the coding sequence ATGACTACCTCCAAACGCGCCGGTGACGGCCCCGCACGCAAAGGTGGTTCCAGGCTTCCACCAGCGGCGCGCGGATGGAAGCTCGAAGACGCCAAGGCGCGGTTCAGCGAGGTGGTTCGCCTGGCCCGCAGCGAAGGGCCGCAACGCGTCACGGTGCGCGGCAAGGATGCCGTCGTTATCATCAGCGCCGACGAACTCGAAAGATTGCTGCCGCCTGAACGCAAGAAGCCGCTTGTCGCCTTTCTCGAAGGACTGCACCTCGAAGGCGTCGATCTGACGCGCGAACGCGATAGCGGACGGGACATCGTCTTGTGA